From Canis lupus baileyi chromosome 16, mCanLup2.hap1, whole genome shotgun sequence:
CCATCTCTGGCTGGAGCCGGCCAGAGAAGCCATCCAGGACAGGGTCCCTGGGCatcccttgcccctccccagaCCCGGCCAGGGCGTCTGGAGCCCAACGGGACAGCGCTTGGACCAGACACAGGAGCTGAAAGAAGAGGGGCAACAAGAAGAGGCGGGGGAGACAGGACAGCCTGACACAGAAGGACATTCACAACCAGGAACCGGACACCTGTCTCCCACCCCGCCCTCCACCGAGGGCACCCCTCTAGCCCCTGACCTCCCCTGGCAGCTCAGTGCCTGCGGTGCTGGGGCCTGAGAGCCAACCCCAGAGGCTCGGGTGCCTTGCAGCCAGGGACCCTGCACCACCTGCGTACCTCACACCTGCAGGTGGAGGGCCGCTGGCTGACCATCCAGCTGGCTGCCAGCCACGCCCACCTGGTCTCCCCAACCGATCCCCTGAGGCTCGGCCTCCACTCCATCTGGACCCGGGATGAGGACGTGGAATTCGTCTTGTTCTGGACGTGAGCATGCCCCTGCAGCTCTTCTCAGGGGGCTCCCTCTCAGGGGCCTCCCAAGGGACAGTGACCAGTGCTTAGAACCAGAGGGACATGTGGCATGGAGCTGCAGGCTCCAGACCCTCCCAAGAGGAACAAGGTTTCATGTCAGAAGCCCTAAAGCTTTAGGACAAGGAGCAGGGGGGAAACACACAGCCTGGTCCTTCCTGTCCCCGGGGATGGGGCATAAAGACTTGGCCTATGTGTGGGCCCAGGTGACCCGAGACAGCCTGGACCAagtccccacccctaccccccagccAGAGACCTGAACCTCCAAGCCAAGGACAGGGAGTTTGGCAGCTCCAGGAACAGGAAGCCCCTGCTTCCTTCCTTACTCCTGCCCTCTGACCCTGTGTCAGCCCCTCAAgagcccacctcctcccccagctgGATGGCCCTGGAAGCCAAGGGAGCcaggagactcagagaggcaggagggacaTCAGCCAGAGTTCCTTCAATGTCCCACTGGGGCAGAGCCTGAGCTGGCACCCCAGGGGGCCGAGAGACAGGAACAGGCTGGGACTTCCTATGCCCCCTCCTCTTTTTGCAGAGGAGACGGGGTGTGCAAAGGAGTGAACGTCACCGTCCACCCAACTGGGCTCCAAGGCCAGTTCCAAGGCTCCTGTGAGTAGCCCAGAGCCCCCTGGTCTGGGTGCTGTGCTGGGTATGGGTGGTGCAGGGGACGCTCGATGCCCTGATCCAGGGGGGTGGAGGAAGTGCGATGCTGGCGGGAGACATCCTCCTGGTGCCCTGCGCTGTCCAGGGGGGTGTCCAGGGCGGTGGTGGAGGAGAGAGGTATCTCCGGTCACCCGGCTGGGGTCTCCCACAGTGGAGGGAGGCAGCAGCATGCACGTCCACTTCGTCAGCACGGACTACAGCAATCTCATTCTCTACATCCGCCTGGAGGATGACGAAGAGACCACCAGCTTGTGGGCCCTTCTGGGTAGGAAGCGGGTCTCTGCGAGGCTGCGTGGGGTGGCTGCCCAGACCTGAGCATAGGGCCTGCCGCTCCGGGGGTGCAGGGCCTGCCTGGACTGGACGGCTCTGAGCTGCACCCAACGGACACTTCCTCCCTGGCGCCCCTTGGGTTGGGCATCCCTGCACCTGCCCGCTCGCTGCCACGGGAATTCATTCAATGGATCGGCAGCACGAGCCCGGATGTCCTGGGGGAGGGACAGTCCACTAGAGCAGAACCACTCCCATCTTAGTGGAAGAGATAAACAATGAATCTAAAAGCAACTGAGTCCCATCAGACTTCAGAAAGTGGAAGAGCCACGTGGAGAAGATGGGGGGTCACGAaggaggagggtgggcagggccggggggttggggggacacTTTGTCCTGAAGGTACATGGAGGTGGGGGCTAGGGCTGGGtcagcggggagggggcggccggtCCTGCAGGCAGCAGGCTGTTGTGTGAAGGGAGGCCCCAGATGTGCAGTGCCCCATTGGGGAGCACTGCATATCCTCTGACAACAGTGGACCTGCTCTCAGGGGAGACAAGGAGGGAGGGGGACTGGGCTGAGGCCCCGGCAGCCAGCCAGTCAGTGGCAGGGCTCAGGCTGGCAGGACGGGACACTCGGAGAACAGATAGGGCGTCTGGGCTCTGGCGCCCTCATCCCCCACCCTGTGGTTTCAGCCAGAAGAGTGCCCGGAGACCCCGCGTGGCTGAGGAAGTACCTTGAGTATGTCGCCAAGTTCCAGCTGCAGCAAGCCCTAGTCTTCAACCTCGATGGTGAGCACGGCCCCCCAGACACgtgtcccctgccccaccccactcaGCACCCAGGCCGCTGCGCTGGCGCCGTGCCTGCTGGATGGCACAAAGCCCCTGAAAC
This genomic window contains:
- the LOC140605967 gene encoding beta-lactoglobulin, which encodes MATLRGPLLLLTLGLGLASAQKALEEVPVEPGFQAQKVEGRWLTIQLAASHAHLVSPTDPLRLGLHSIWTRDEDVEFVLFWTGDGVCKGVNVTVHPTGLQGQFQGSLEGGSSMHVHFVSTDYSNLILYIRLEDDEETTSLWALLARRVPGDPAWLRKYLEYVAKFQLQQALVFNLDARCPPGQSLGHS